TTGATATAAAAACTTCAGGATCTGTGCTAGAGGTAGGAGACGGTATTGCTAGAATATATGGACTTAGCAGTGCAATGTCAGGAGAGCTACTTGAATTCCCTCACGGAGTAATGGGAATGGCACTTAACCTAGAGGAAGATAACGTAGGAGCAGTTATACTTGGAGATTTCTCTCTGATAAAAGAGGGAGATGAAGTGAAAGCTACTGGAAGAGTAGTTTCAGTTCCAGCAGGGGAATCTATGCTTGGAAGAGTAGTAAATGCTCTAGGAGAACCAATTGATGGAAAAGGGGAAATAAAAGCTGAGAAATACATGGAGATTGAAAGAAAAGCATCAGGAATCATCTCTAGAAAACCAGTATTTGAACCTTTACAAACAGGAATAAAATCTATTGATGGTATGGTACCTATCGGTAGAGGACAAAGAGAACTTATAATCGGAGATAGACAAACAGGAAAAACAGCTATTGCTATTGATGCTATCCTAAATCAAAAGGGAACAGGAGTAAAATGTATCTATGTAGCTATAGGACAAAAAAGATCGACTGTTGCACAAATCTATAAAAAATTAGAAGATGCAGGGGCAATGGAATATACTACTATAGTTGCTGCTACAGCATCTGAAGCAGCTCCACTACAATATATGGCTCCATATGCAGGAGTATCTATGGGAGAATATTTCATGGACAAAGGTGAACATGTTCTTATAATATATGATGACCTTTCAAAACATGCAGTAGCTTATAGAGAGATGTCTCTATTACTTAAGAGACCACCTGGAAGAGAAGCTTACCCTGGAGACGTATTCTATCTACATTCAAGATTACTTGAAAGAGCAGCAAAACTATCTGATAAATTAGGTGGAGGATCAATAACAGCTCTTCCAATAATTGAAACACAAGCAGGAGACGTATCTGCTTATATTCCAACAAACGTAATTTCTATTACAGATGGACAAATATTCCTAGATTCACAACTATTTAACTCAGGGTTCAGACCAGCTATCAACGCAGGTATATCTGTATCAAGGGTTGGAGGATCTGCACAAATAAAAGCTATGAAACAAGTTGCATCTAAAGTAAAACTTGAACTAGCACAATATACAGAACTATTAACATTTGCTCAATTTGGATCAGATCTAGATAAATCTACAAAAGCTCAACTAGAAAGAGGACATAGAATTATGGAAGTATTAAAACAACCTCAATACAATCCTTATCCAGTTGAAGAACAAGTAGTTGCATTCTTTGCTGTTATCAATGGATACTTAGATTCAATAGCAGTAGATGATGTAAAAAGATTTGAAACAGAACTTCTTACAGAATTAAGAAATACAACAGATATCTTAAAAGAAATTAGAGAACAAAAAGCTTTAAGTAAAGAATTAGAAGCAAAACTTGGAGATGCTATCAATTCATTTAAGAAAAATTTTAACTAGAGAGAGGTGGGAAAATGGCTGGAGCTAAAGAGATAAGAAATAGAATAAAAAGTGTTCAGTCTACTCACCAGATAACTAAAGCTATGGAAATTGTTTCTACTACAAAATTTAAGAGATTTTCAGCACTTGTAGCTAAATCAAGACCTTATGCAGAGAGTATTCAAAATATTCTAACTAATATAGCTGCTGGGGTAAAAAGTGAAAAACATCCACTTTTTGATGGAAGAGATGAAGTGAAGAAAATAGGTGTTATTGTTATGACTTCTGATAGAGGACTATGTGGAAGTTTTAACAATAGCACATTAAAAGAACTTGAAAAGATTATGAAAGAAAATAGTGGAAAACAAGTTTCAGTAATTGCTATAGGAAGAAAGGGAAGAGAGTATTGTACTAAGAGAAAGTACGACTTAAAAGCAAGCTATATTCAATTAATCCCTGAAACAATGGGAGAAAAGGCAAAAGAGATAAGTGAAAATATAGTTGAATATTACTACAATGGAATATTTGATGAAGTGTATATGATCTATAATAAATTTATCTCTGCTTTGAGAAGTGATCTTAAAGTAAGAAAACTTATCCCAATCGAAAGAGTAGAAGCTACAGAGAATACAGCATATATTTTTGAACCAGATGCAGAAACAATACTATCTGCATTACTTCCTAAATATTTGAATGTAGAGATTTATCAAGCTCTATTGAACAACACTGCTAGTGAACATTCAGCTAGAAAAAATTCGATGAAGAATGCAACAGATAACGCAGAAGAGATGATGACAGAGCTTAATCTGAAATACAATAGAGAAAGACAATCAGCTATTACTCAAGAAATAACTGAAATAGTTGGTGGAGCATCAGCTTTAAATTAAAAATAAGGAGGCAATAGCGTGGAAAACAAAGGAACTATAACACAGATTATCAGTGCCGTTGTAGACGTAGCATTTAAAGACCAGCTGCCTAATATATATAATGCCTTAAAAGTAAAGGTAGAAGATAAAGAACTTGTACTAGAAGTTCAACAGCATTTGGGAAATAATGTAATCAGAGCAGTAGCAATGGACTCTACTGATGGTCTACAAAGAGGTATGGAAGTAATCGACACTGGAGCACCTATTAAAGTTCCAGTAGGGAAAGCAGTATTAGGAAGAATATTAAACGTTTTAGGACAACCAGTTGATGATGGTGGAGCTATTGAAACAGATGAATATCTTCCAATTCATAGAGATGCACCAAGCTTTGAAGAACAAGAAACAGAAACTGAGATATTTGAAACAGGAATAAAAGTAATTGACCTTCTTGCTCCATATATCAAAGGAGGAAAAATTGGACTGTTTGGAGGAGCTGGAGTTGGAAAGACAGTTCTTATCATGGAGCTTATCAATAACATTGCTAAGGGACATGGAGGACTTTCAGTATTTGCAGGAGTAGGAGAAAGAACAAGAGAAGGAAGAGACCTTTATGATGAAATGACTGAATCAGGAGTTTTATCTAAAACTTCTCTAGTTTATGGACAAATGAACGAGCCACCTGGAGCAAGACTTAGAGTTGCTCTTACTGGACTTACTGTTGCAGAAAACTTTAGAGATAAAGAGGGACAAGACGTTCTTCTATTCATAGATAATATATTCAGATTTACTCAAGCAGGATCTGAAGTATCAGCTCTACTAGGAAGAATGCCTTCAGCAGTTGGATACCAACCAAACCTTGCTACAGAAATGGGTACTCTTCAAGAGAGAATTACATCTACTAAATCAGGATCAATAACATCAGTACAAGCTGTATATGTACCAGCCGATGACCTTACTGACCCTGCACCAGCAACAACATTCTCTCACCTAGATGCTACAACAGTTCTATCAAGAAACATAGCATCTCTAGGAATTTATCCAGCAGTTGACCCACTA
This genomic window from uncultured Fusobacterium sp. contains:
- the atpD gene encoding F0F1 ATP synthase subunit beta, encoding MENKGTITQIISAVVDVAFKDQLPNIYNALKVKVEDKELVLEVQQHLGNNVIRAVAMDSTDGLQRGMEVIDTGAPIKVPVGKAVLGRILNVLGQPVDDGGAIETDEYLPIHRDAPSFEEQETETEIFETGIKVIDLLAPYIKGGKIGLFGGAGVGKTVLIMELINNIAKGHGGLSVFAGVGERTREGRDLYDEMTESGVLSKTSLVYGQMNEPPGARLRVALTGLTVAENFRDKEGQDVLLFIDNIFRFTQAGSEVSALLGRMPSAVGYQPNLATEMGTLQERITSTKSGSITSVQAVYVPADDLTDPAPATTFSHLDATTVLSRNIASLGIYPAVDPLDSTSKALSADVVGKEHYTVAREVQAVLQRYKELQDIIAILGMDELSDEDKLTVSRARKIQRFFSQPFSVAEQFTGMEGKYVSVKDTIRGFKEILEGKHDNIPEQAFLYVGTIEEAVAKGRDLMKGDE
- the atpG gene encoding ATP synthase F1 subunit gamma, producing MAGAKEIRNRIKSVQSTHQITKAMEIVSTTKFKRFSALVAKSRPYAESIQNILTNIAAGVKSEKHPLFDGRDEVKKIGVIVMTSDRGLCGSFNNSTLKELEKIMKENSGKQVSVIAIGRKGREYCTKRKYDLKASYIQLIPETMGEKAKEISENIVEYYYNGIFDEVYMIYNKFISALRSDLKVRKLIPIERVEATENTAYIFEPDAETILSALLPKYLNVEIYQALLNNTASEHSARKNSMKNATDNAEEMMTELNLKYNRERQSAITQEITEIVGGASALN
- the atpA gene encoding F0F1 ATP synthase subunit alpha; the protein is MKIRPEEVSSIIKNEIENYKKSLDIKTSGSVLEVGDGIARIYGLSSAMSGELLEFPHGVMGMALNLEEDNVGAVILGDFSLIKEGDEVKATGRVVSVPAGESMLGRVVNALGEPIDGKGEIKAEKYMEIERKASGIISRKPVFEPLQTGIKSIDGMVPIGRGQRELIIGDRQTGKTAIAIDAILNQKGTGVKCIYVAIGQKRSTVAQIYKKLEDAGAMEYTTIVAATASEAAPLQYMAPYAGVSMGEYFMDKGEHVLIIYDDLSKHAVAYREMSLLLKRPPGREAYPGDVFYLHSRLLERAAKLSDKLGGGSITALPIIETQAGDVSAYIPTNVISITDGQIFLDSQLFNSGFRPAINAGISVSRVGGSAQIKAMKQVASKVKLELAQYTELLTFAQFGSDLDKSTKAQLERGHRIMEVLKQPQYNPYPVEEQVVAFFAVINGYLDSIAVDDVKRFETELLTELRNTTDILKEIREQKALSKELEAKLGDAINSFKKNFN